From Candidatus Cloacimonadota bacterium, the proteins below share one genomic window:
- a CDS encoding XRE family transcriptional regulator, whose translation NKSQIEIAKKLGISYQAYQKLENPRKCNPTLKTLEKIAKTMKKKIEFAIK comes from the coding sequence CAAATAAGTCACAAATTGAAATTGCAAAAAAATTAGGAATTTCATATCAGGCTTATCAAAAATTGGAAAATCCGAGAAAATGTAATCCAACTTTGAAAACTCTTGAAAAAATAGCTAAAACTATGAAAAAGAAGATCGAATTTGCGATTAAATAA
- a CDS encoding enoyl-CoA hydratase/isomerase family protein, which produces MNKNFKTIQLKKKDKIAYITLNRPEIHNAFNDTMISELTEVFEDLKDNDDVRVIILTGNGKSFCAGADLKWMKKMKDFSYEENLEDSLALSKMFFKMYSIKKPTICLVNGAAIGGGTGLVAVCDIAIAAEKAKFSFSEVKLGLVPACISPYVVKKCGEGRCREFFLTGERLSADKACKSGLINFVVPLEEMDVFTGKITKQLITSGPEAIGMCKDLLSKVPEMDLIEAGDFTADVISKMRISDEGQEGMNAFFEKRKPDWIE; this is translated from the coding sequence ATGAATAAGAATTTTAAAACAATCCAACTCAAAAAAAAAGACAAAATCGCATACATAACTTTGAACCGTCCTGAAATCCATAATGCTTTCAACGATACAATGATTTCCGAACTAACGGAAGTTTTTGAAGATTTAAAGGATAATGATGATGTTCGAGTAATTATCCTGACAGGAAATGGAAAATCATTTTGTGCCGGAGCAGATCTGAAATGGATGAAGAAAATGAAGGATTTTTCTTATGAGGAAAATCTGGAGGATTCGCTTGCTCTTTCCAAAATGTTCTTCAAAATGTATTCTATTAAAAAACCGACGATCTGTCTCGTGAATGGAGCAGCGATCGGCGGTGGAACCGGATTGGTGGCTGTTTGTGATATTGCAATCGCTGCTGAAAAAGCAAAATTCAGTTTCAGTGAAGTTAAACTGGGGCTTGTTCCGGCATGTATTTCTCCTTATGTTGTGAAAAAATGCGGGGAAGGTCGTTGCCGGGAATTCTTCCTGACCGGAGAAAGATTATCAGCAGATAAAGCCTGCAAATCAGGACTCATAAACTTTGTAGTTCCCCTCGAAGAAATGGATGTATTTACAGGAAAAATCACCAAACAACTTATCACCAGCGGACCGGAAGCGATTGGAATGTGCAAAGACTTGTTGAGTAAAGTTCCTGAAATGGATTTAATAGAAGCTGGAGATTTTACCGCAGATGTTATCTCCAAAATGCGAATTTCAGACGAAGGTCAGGAAGGAATGAATGCCTTTTTTGAAAAAAGGAAACCAGATTGGATAGAATAA
- the accC gene encoding acetyl-CoA carboxylase biotin carboxylase subunit encodes MFKKVLIANRGEIAIRVAKACKEMGISTVGVYSEIDKKSLHLRFMDETVWIGDSPAISSYLNIEAILDAARKTNSEAIHPGYGFLAENEIFAKACEDAGIIFIGPSSKTLNLVADKVASRNTVKKVGVPIIPGMEMTSTDLDKFKAAAKEVGYPVMIKASMGGGGKGMRVVYHEKDIEKSIAISQREALSSFGDDSIYLEKYIVQPRHIEFQVLRDNFGNCVHLFERECSIQRRHQKIIEETPSPALTDEKRQQMGEAAKKVIDASGYTTAGTVEFLFDKNKNFYFLEVNARIQVEHPITEMVTGVDLVRQQILIAAGEKLQLSQEQIKQNGHAIETRIYAEDPDNNFVPSPGKIHFLSEPQGPGIRVDSGIFTGWNVPPHYDPILSKLIVWSENREITIKRIVETLKDYIILGIKTNIAYLSRIIKNEKFIAGNFDTHFIDNNEKILLPMHENLDLALIAGSLTSKLAVKKKKEVQVTQFSTKTTPWQELGHWEICSSS; translated from the coding sequence ATGTTCAAAAAAGTATTAATAGCAAATCGTGGTGAAATCGCGATCAGAGTTGCAAAAGCGTGTAAAGAAATGGGGATTTCAACCGTTGGAGTTTACTCCGAAATCGATAAGAAATCGCTTCATCTTCGTTTTATGGATGAGACGGTTTGGATTGGTGATTCTCCTGCAATTTCCAGTTATTTGAATATTGAAGCGATTTTGGATGCAGCTCGCAAAACAAATTCGGAAGCGATCCATCCCGGATATGGTTTTTTAGCAGAAAATGAAATTTTTGCTAAAGCCTGCGAAGATGCTGGAATTATTTTTATCGGACCGAGTTCTAAAACTCTAAATCTCGTGGCTGATAAAGTTGCGTCGCGAAATACTGTAAAAAAAGTTGGTGTTCCCATCATTCCAGGTATGGAAATGACGAGCACGGATTTGGACAAATTCAAAGCTGCAGCGAAAGAAGTCGGTTACCCGGTGATGATCAAAGCATCGATGGGCGGCGGTGGGAAAGGAATGCGAGTTGTCTATCATGAAAAAGACATCGAAAAAAGTATTGCTATCAGTCAACGGGAAGCCTTGAGTTCGTTTGGTGACGATTCCATTTACCTGGAAAAATATATCGTACAACCGCGTCATATCGAGTTTCAGGTTTTACGGGATAATTTCGGGAATTGTGTTCATCTTTTCGAACGGGAATGTTCAATTCAGAGAAGGCATCAGAAAATAATCGAGGAAACTCCTTCTCCTGCTTTGACAGATGAGAAACGGCAGCAAATGGGAGAAGCAGCAAAAAAAGTGATCGATGCATCCGGATATACAACCGCTGGCACTGTCGAATTTCTTTTTGATAAGAATAAGAATTTCTATTTTCTGGAAGTCAACGCTCGAATTCAGGTCGAACATCCGATCACTGAAATGGTAACAGGAGTCGATCTGGTCAGACAGCAGATTTTGATCGCAGCAGGAGAGAAACTCCAACTTTCACAGGAACAGATCAAACAGAACGGACACGCGATCGAGACTCGAATTTACGCGGAAGATCCGGATAATAATTTTGTGCCGTCTCCAGGAAAGATCCATTTTTTATCCGAACCGCAAGGTCCGGGAATTCGCGTCGATTCAGGTATTTTTACAGGCTGGAATGTTCCCCCACATTATGATCCTATTCTTTCCAAATTAATTGTCTGGTCGGAAAACCGCGAGATAACGATCAAAAGAATTGTGGAAACTCTAAAGGATTATATCATTCTCGGTATTAAAACCAACATTGCTTATTTGAGCAGGATCATAAAAAATGAAAAATTTATCGCAGGAAATTTCGATACACATTTTATTGATAACAATGAAAAAATCCTGCTTCCGATGCACGAAAATCTTGATCTTGCCTTGATTGCAGGTTCCCTAACAAGCAAACTTGCAGTTAAGAAGAAGAAAGAAGTTCAAGTTACACAATTTTCTACAAAAACTACTCCCTGGCAGGAATTGGGTCATTGGGAAATCTGTTCATCGAGTTAG